A window of Paenibacillus polygoni contains these coding sequences:
- a CDS encoding GNAT family N-acetyltransferase — translation MEVLYKDYLISDDREKINRRVVLDFLADSYWANRRPPDRIIKSIENSHCFGVYNKENQIGFARVVTDRATIYYLCDVFVLEEYQGQGIGKKLIEIITNSEEYEWMTGVLGTMDAHGLYEQYGFERDTDRFLRRTPQGRREIR, via the coding sequence ATGGAGGTATTGTATAAAGATTATCTGATCTCAGATGATAGGGAGAAGATTAATAGAAGAGTAGTTTTAGATTTCTTAGCTGATAGTTATTGGGCAAATAGGAGACCACCAGATCGTATTATAAAATCTATTGAAAACTCTCATTGTTTTGGTGTTTACAACAAAGAGAATCAAATAGGCTTTGCAAGAGTAGTTACAGATAGAGCCACTATATATTACTTGTGTGATGTATTTGTTTTGGAAGAATATCAAGGGCAAGGAATTGGAAAGAAGTTAATTGAAATTATAACGAATTCAGAAGAATACGAATGGATGACAGGTGTTTTAGGGACAATGGATGCTCATGGTTTGTATGAACAATATGGGTTTGAAAGAGATACTGACAGATTTTTGAGAAGAACACCTCAGGGGAGAAGAGAAATAAGGTAG
- a CDS encoding DUF6508 domain-containing protein — translation MDVLQIKRLTNYLEFFQNDRSAFFTESKGWRIESPEVSQFRKELYDTEFLLVYDWVQWITENDEFKNVNNNVQDKIRDADLETLRKLMTSYIRGDRFNEGLFIDVILKGHVTEILLRLQELINE, via the coding sequence ATGGATGTATTACAAATAAAGAGATTAACAAACTATCTTGAGTTTTTTCAGAATGACCGTAGTGCCTTTTTTACTGAGAGCAAGGGTTGGAGGATAGAAAGCCCAGAAGTAAGTCAATTTAGAAAAGAACTATATGATACCGAATTTCTACTCGTTTATGATTGGGTTCAGTGGATTACTGAAAATGATGAATTTAAAAATGTGAATAATAACGTACAAGATAAAATTAGGGATGCAGATTTAGAAACCCTTAGGAAATTAATGACTAGTTATATTCGAGGAGATCGGTTTAATGAGGGGCTTTTTATTGATGTGATACTAAAAGGACATGTTACTGAGATTTTATTAAGACTTCAAGAACTGATTAATGAGTAA
- a CDS encoding acetate uptake transporter, producing MTSQEKQSVQIITADPSGIGLFGLAIVTLVASSQKLGLTTGLSYVIPWAIFLGAIAQIFAAVQDAKHNNTFGMTAFGAYGFFWLGVASSWLMKMGAFGPILAADIDGKQLGFAFLGYLIFTLFMTIGAMETNKVLFIIFVLIDFLFLGLTLDAFGVAPHVFHTMAAYAEMSIAIVSLYGCGASVLNAHFGRRFLPIGAPFGIFK from the coding sequence ATGACATCACAAGAAAAACAATCAGTACAAATCATTACAGCAGATCCAAGCGGAATCGGCTTATTTGGCTTAGCAATCGTAACGCTTGTCGCATCTTCACAGAAACTTGGTCTCACAACAGGACTTAGTTACGTAATTCCGTGGGCTATTTTCCTTGGTGCAATCGCTCAGATTTTCGCTGCTGTTCAAGACGCAAAGCATAATAATACATTTGGGATGACGGCATTCGGTGCCTATGGCTTCTTCTGGCTCGGAGTAGCGAGCAGCTGGTTAATGAAGATGGGCGCATTTGGACCGATTTTGGCCGCTGATATAGATGGGAAACAGCTTGGCTTCGCTTTTCTAGGTTATTTGATATTCACACTATTCATGACGATCGGTGCTATGGAAACCAATAAAGTACTGTTCATTATATTTGTGTTGATTGATTTTCTTTTCTTAGGATTAACACTCGACGCATTTGGAGTTGCACCTCATGTATTCCATACCATGGCAGCCTATGCGGAAATGAGTATTGCTATCGTGTCCCTATATGGTTGCGGCGCTTCTGTTCTTAACGCACATTTCGGACGCCGTTTCCTTCCGATTGGCGCGCCATTCGGCATTTTTAAATAA
- a CDS encoding S-layer homology domain-containing protein, which yields MRNRFHLRRMLSLTLAMVMLAVLWVSPAMAAETTVDKTDVVDIVLSDDSITVDGEAASKDSKSPVYVGGEIIYYHDQDTYESGNPYGEGTEDEKHSEEEAALHTAVTITKEGTYRISGKLSYGQIVVDLGEDRRTDPTAVVNLILDGADINCTIAPAVIFYNVYESDQAWVAYDNGETEEYTASATQDTTDAGANVILADGSVNNISGSHVARIYKDNDQKKKKYKYDGAFYSVQSMNVNGEKLGTGVLNLVADNEGMDTEMHLTINGGKINIQSQDDGINTNEDGVSVTTINGGSLHVVAGLGSEGDGIDSNGYLVINGGTVISLAKPQSDSGLDADKGSYINGGYVVATGSTMDWAESDSKQVTMNLQFASSQNAEEAIIVTDLEGKVVFAYDPEKDESSGENYRGYQGAVISSPEFEVGQSYNIYVGGDVNGKEVDGLYDVSMVTGFSAEATKQQYTGTDVGMGGPGGERPEIPDDSQRPALPEDGQRPELPDGVTPGNGEMPGGERPEIPDDSQRPALPPDGEMPGANGESSTGQASTVFYMTDKVNAFSGVADFKASSMFTDVAADAWYADDITNVVNKGLMNGMSSTAFGPNMNLTRGMMATILYRMAGSPDVTGDAAFSDVSSDKYYAKAVAWAAKQGIVEGYKDGTFRPNDNMTRGMMVTVLYRMAGSPAITTNSSFPDVTSTKYYAAATAWAVKQGIVNGYPDGTFKPDTNITRAQTAAILSRNTAN from the coding sequence ATGAGGAATCGTTTTCACCTGCGACGAATGTTGTCGCTAACACTAGCAATGGTTATGCTGGCGGTCCTATGGGTGAGTCCGGCGATGGCTGCAGAAACAACGGTAGATAAAACGGATGTGGTAGATATTGTCCTCAGCGATGATAGTATTACTGTAGACGGTGAGGCTGCATCGAAGGATTCGAAATCACCCGTTTACGTCGGTGGAGAGATTATTTATTACCATGACCAAGATACGTATGAAAGTGGAAATCCCTACGGGGAAGGAACGGAAGATGAAAAGCATTCCGAGGAGGAAGCTGCACTTCACACGGCTGTAACGATTACAAAAGAGGGCACTTACCGAATTTCCGGTAAGCTGTCATATGGTCAGATTGTGGTTGACCTCGGTGAAGATCGCCGCACAGACCCTACGGCTGTTGTAAACTTGATTCTTGACGGTGCAGATATCAACTGTACTATTGCTCCGGCTGTCATTTTCTACAATGTATATGAGAGTGATCAGGCTTGGGTCGCTTACGATAACGGAGAAACAGAAGAATACACAGCTTCTGCCACTCAGGATACAACGGATGCGGGTGCGAATGTAATTCTGGCTGACGGCTCTGTTAATAATATTAGCGGTTCTCATGTTGCTCGTATTTACAAAGACAATGATCAGAAGAAGAAAAAATACAAGTATGACGGTGCGTTCTATTCCGTTCAGTCAATGAATGTGAATGGTGAGAAGCTGGGCACAGGCGTGTTGAACTTAGTTGCCGACAACGAAGGCATGGATACAGAGATGCATCTAACCATTAATGGCGGTAAGATCAACATTCAGTCTCAGGACGATGGTATCAATACAAATGAAGATGGTGTCTCTGTTACTACGATCAACGGCGGAAGTCTGCATGTTGTGGCAGGTTTGGGATCTGAAGGTGATGGTATTGATTCTAACGGATATCTAGTCATTAATGGCGGAACAGTTATTTCTTTAGCTAAGCCTCAATCAGACTCGGGTCTAGATGCCGACAAAGGTAGCTATATTAATGGCGGTTATGTAGTTGCGACTGGTTCCACTATGGACTGGGCTGAAAGTGACTCTAAGCAAGTGACAATGAACCTTCAGTTTGCTTCTTCTCAAAATGCTGAGGAAGCGATTATTGTTACTGATTTAGAAGGGAAAGTCGTATTTGCTTATGATCCGGAAAAGGACGAGTCCTCAGGTGAAAACTACCGTGGATATCAGGGTGCTGTTATTAGTAGTCCTGAGTTTGAGGTAGGTCAGTCGTATAACATTTATGTTGGCGGTGATGTTAACGGTAAAGAAGTAGACGGTCTGTACGATGTTTCCATGGTAACAGGCTTCTCTGCAGAGGCGACGAAGCAGCAGTACACTGGTACCGATGTGGGCATGGGAGGTCCAGGCGGTGAAAGACCTGAAATTCCGGACGATAGTCAAAGACCTGCACTTCCTGAGGATGGTCAAAGACCTGAACTACCTGATGGCGTAACGCCTGGTAATGGTGAAATGCCAGGTGGTGAAAGACCTGAAATACCTGATGATAGTCAAAGACCTGCACTTCCGCCAGATGGCGAAATGCCAGGAGCAAACGGCGAGAGTTCCACAGGTCAGGCATCGACTGTATTTTACATGACGGATAAAGTGAATGCTTTCTCTGGTGTTGCTGATTTTAAAGCTAGTTCTATGTTTACTGATGTGGCTGCGGATGCATGGTATGCTGACGATATCACTAATGTAGTAAATAAGGGCTTGATGAACGGGATGTCGAGTACTGCGTTTGGTCCTAATATGAACCTGACTCGCGGAATGATGGCTACGATCTTGTATCGTATGGCGGGTTCTCCGGATGTTACAGGAGATGCTGCATTCTCCGACGTATCTAGTGATAAGTACTATGCTAAAGCGGTTGCTTGGGCTGCTAAACAGGGAATTGTGGAAGGATACAAGGACGGTACATTCCGACCTAATGACAATATGACCCGCGGAATGATGGTTACTGTTCTTTATCGTATGGCTGGTTCGCCGGCGATCACGACGAATTCTAGTTTCCCAGATGTAACAAGCACGAAATACTATGCTGCTGCTACAGCTTGGGCGGTTAAGCAAGGGATTGTGAACGGTTATCCGGACGGTACCTTCAAGCCAGATACGAATATCACACGGGCTCAAACAGCGGCTATTTTAAGCCGTAACACAGCAAACTGA
- a CDS encoding PadR family transcriptional regulator, which translates to MIPLLILGLLIQNPGAHGYELLALMEKRHYKYIVNFTKGSFYYNLQQLEEKGWIEQIQEKPSTSRHETRNFKITESGMAEFEKLMVKYGTKSEYVNLQFYGALLFADEYDKNKLLELVQSQIDQTKARIALLDEYLLSTPELPGTINYFRRMNENSHSHHLVNLEWFEQLKADIEGPVE; encoded by the coding sequence ATGATCCCCTTACTCATTCTTGGCTTGCTCATCCAAAACCCCGGCGCTCACGGATACGAACTGCTGGCCTTAATGGAAAAACGTCATTACAAGTACATTGTAAACTTCACAAAAGGCTCGTTTTATTACAATCTGCAGCAGCTTGAAGAAAAAGGTTGGATTGAACAGATTCAGGAGAAACCTTCAACCAGTAGGCATGAAACTCGGAACTTTAAAATCACCGAATCAGGAATGGCCGAATTCGAAAAATTAATGGTCAAATACGGCACCAAATCAGAATATGTGAACCTGCAATTCTATGGGGCACTACTGTTTGCAGATGAATATGACAAAAACAAATTGCTTGAGCTTGTTCAATCGCAAATTGACCAGACTAAAGCTCGAATCGCCCTTCTTGATGAATATCTATTAAGCACACCAGAGCTTCCCGGCACAATCAATTACTTCCGCCGCATGAACGAAAATTCACATTCTCATCACTTAGTTAACTTAGAGTGGTTTGAACAATTGAAAGCAGATATAGAAGGACCTGTTGAATAA
- a CDS encoding GNAT family N-acetyltransferase, translating to MYFPIELKPVSIDNWYDCTKLHVKQEQISVFPAPIVYWIAESKYVGDFKLRGVYSEALLVGFIVFCKSPDEDGNHWIPALMIDQNHQGNGYAKAAMKKLIHLMEQNGCKTLMIGHRPDNFIAGNLYESLGFQRASEDIIDGEIIRFLQLN from the coding sequence ATATATTTTCCTATTGAATTAAAACCAGTATCAATTGACAACTGGTACGACTGTACCAAGTTACATGTTAAGCAAGAACAAATCAGCGTTTTTCCTGCCCCTATTGTTTACTGGATTGCAGAATCTAAATATGTTGGTGATTTTAAGCTGAGAGGGGTATATTCGGAGGCATTACTAGTCGGATTTATTGTTTTTTGTAAAAGCCCTGATGAGGATGGTAACCACTGGATACCTGCACTTATGATTGATCAGAATCATCAAGGTAATGGCTATGCCAAAGCAGCAATGAAAAAGTTGATTCATCTTATGGAGCAAAATGGCTGTAAGACATTAATGATCGGACACAGACCCGATAACTTTATTGCTGGGAACCTTTATGAATCTTTGGGTTTCCAAAGGGCTAGCGAAGACATAATTGACGGTGAGATCATTCGTTTTCTACAGCTTAATTAA
- a CDS encoding ATP-binding protein — protein sequence MDRLVVMTVGKTHSGKTTFAKELESVLQQSIVIDQDNHAEFINTHYKKLRPTEGPNTLKFSVTNTIVNYAIEQSNLHIILSNSNLNKSGRVNLLQYFHEKGFKSMIVYFDLPSDLLKDRVTQTGRSKAVFRNASSFLEVLERQEQSLEIQPSIDEANYLFVIKDPDHTAEVIQQIVSVHLNETSIIYFDS from the coding sequence ATGGATCGCTTGGTAGTCATGACGGTTGGAAAAACGCATAGCGGCAAAACCACCTTTGCCAAAGAGTTGGAATCTGTATTACAACAATCTATTGTTATTGATCAGGATAATCATGCTGAATTTATTAATACGCATTATAAGAAACTTCGTCCTACAGAGGGTCCAAACACTTTGAAATTCTCTGTAACTAATACCATTGTGAACTATGCTATAGAGCAAAGCAATCTCCACATCATTTTAAGTAACTCCAATTTGAATAAATCCGGGAGAGTAAACCTACTCCAATATTTTCATGAGAAAGGATTTAAAAGTATGATTGTTTATTTTGATTTACCTTCAGATCTACTAAAAGATCGTGTTACACAAACTGGAAGAAGCAAAGCTGTTTTTAGAAACGCATCAAGTTTTTTGGAAGTATTGGAGAGACAAGAACAATCGCTAGAAATACAGCCCAGTATAGATGAAGCAAATTATCTGTTTGTCATTAAGGACCCCGATCATACAGCAGAAGTTATTCAACAAATTGTATCAGTCCATCTAAATGAAACCTCAATCATCTATTTTGATAGTTGA
- a CDS encoding DUF3024 domain-containing protein encodes MDDFTKRRIQKIMDKYTENAVPEHVKSQIKISYKIRGKHVTLIEERQGYKSDQWVQMPIAQFRLDEKEWKIYWQDSKGKWHFIDDIEPNEDFETQLKIVDEGHNGLFWG; translated from the coding sequence ATGGATGATTTTACAAAGAGACGGATTCAGAAGATCATGGACAAGTACACCGAAAATGCAGTACCAGAACATGTGAAAAGCCAGATTAAAATCAGTTATAAGATCAGAGGAAAACATGTGACATTAATTGAAGAAAGACAAGGCTACAAAAGTGATCAATGGGTGCAGATGCCTATAGCTCAGTTTAGATTAGATGAAAAGGAATGGAAAATATACTGGCAAGACAGTAAAGGGAAATGGCATTTTATAGATGACATAGAACCAAATGAAGATTTTGAAACACAGTTAAAGATCGTGGATGAAGGACATAATGGATTGTTTTGGGGGTAA
- a CDS encoding DUF695 domain-containing protein, with product MEKSEYPHPKVLRIPIKNPRESGTPINEEADLINDLEDRINNEIIDVGFNVGRITTDGLRDVVYYFSRQYELEKVAEKYFLEHGYEIEVHNMEEENPWDFYFDFLYPNKYQIQHMGNRNVVEQLRESGDKLEEPRRVDHWIYFQSTEDKDRFEAKVKLLSFNISSNPSNDEEIYSQIYRHDDVDFHSINEVTDSLIDLAEECNGDYDGWESIVIK from the coding sequence ATTGAGAAATCTGAGTATCCGCATCCAAAGGTTTTAAGAATACCAATCAAGAATCCAAGAGAAAGCGGCACTCCTATTAATGAAGAGGCTGATTTAATCAATGATCTAGAAGACAGAATCAATAATGAGATTATAGATGTTGGGTTTAATGTTGGCAGGATAACTACCGATGGTTTACGAGATGTAGTTTATTATTTTTCTAGACAGTATGAGCTAGAAAAAGTAGCAGAAAAGTATTTCCTTGAACATGGTTATGAGATTGAGGTTCATAATATGGAAGAAGAAAATCCTTGGGATTTTTATTTTGATTTCCTTTATCCCAACAAATATCAAATACAACATATGGGGAATAGGAATGTTGTCGAACAGTTACGAGAATCAGGAGATAAATTAGAAGAACCGAGAAGGGTAGATCACTGGATCTATTTTCAATCCACTGAAGATAAAGATCGCTTTGAAGCTAAGGTTAAACTTCTCAGTTTCAATATCAGTTCCAATCCTTCTAATGATGAAGAAATCTATTCTCAGATATATCGTCATGATGATGTCGACTTCCATTCAATAAATGAAGTTACGGACAGCCTTATTGATTTAGCAGAAGAATGTAATGGTGATTACGATGGATGGGAATCCATAGTTATTAAGTAG
- a CDS encoding UDP-N-acetylmuramoyl-tripeptide--D-alanyl-D-alanine ligase — protein sequence MIKRSLSDICEMVKGHGLHQAYNSSLISGVSIDTRTLSAGNLFIPIMRIDNGHNYVQKAFDKGAAAALWQRDQPNPPKGVPIIFVENTLTALQNLARTYRNQLNSKIIGVTGSNGKTTTKDMIFSIVSTTYKTQKTLGNYNGEYGLPLTLLELEEDTEVAILEMGMSNPGEIKLLSEIARPDIAMITMIGISHISTMGSREAIAKAKLEILTGLNPEGTFIYNGDEPLLNNELTKMKIPESLKIIRFGESADHHYYPVREEQSDEGVHFILNDREKYVIPMLGKHNVFNAIASIAAAKELKISLKNIKSGLQSIVITEMRMQRIKTKLGYTIINDAWNASPVSMKAAIQTMTELTGYKRKIVVLGDMLELGVNEAQYHKEMGQVIQYGLVDYVFTIGTLSEHISNQLYERFPSTHVKHFISSHELAHHIASVIKENDVILFKGSRGMKLEEVVNKLT from the coding sequence ATGATAAAACGTTCATTAAGTGATATTTGTGAAATGGTAAAAGGTCATGGATTACATCAAGCATACAATTCAAGTCTGATCTCGGGAGTTTCTATAGATACCAGAACGCTAAGTGCTGGGAATTTGTTCATACCCATTATGCGAATAGATAATGGACACAATTATGTTCAGAAAGCCTTTGATAAGGGTGCAGCTGCTGCACTTTGGCAAAGGGATCAGCCTAATCCTCCAAAAGGAGTTCCTATTATTTTTGTTGAAAACACGTTAACAGCGCTACAAAATCTGGCAAGAACATATAGAAATCAATTAAATAGTAAGATTATTGGGGTAACAGGAAGCAACGGCAAAACAACCACAAAAGACATGATATTTTCTATCGTATCAACCACATATAAAACACAGAAAACGTTAGGGAATTATAATGGAGAGTATGGTTTGCCTTTAACCCTGCTTGAACTAGAAGAAGATACAGAGGTCGCTATTTTGGAAATGGGAATGAGTAACCCGGGAGAGATTAAGTTGTTATCAGAAATTGCTCGTCCCGATATTGCTATGATCACGATGATTGGCATCTCTCATATTTCAACGATGGGTTCAAGAGAAGCGATTGCTAAAGCTAAACTGGAAATTCTTACAGGACTAAATCCAGAAGGGACATTCATCTACAATGGGGATGAGCCATTATTAAATAATGAATTAACAAAAATGAAAATACCAGAATCATTAAAAATTATTCGTTTTGGTGAATCCGCAGATCATCATTATTATCCGGTTAGAGAAGAACAATCAGATGAGGGTGTTCATTTTATATTAAATGATCGTGAGAAATATGTTATACCCATGCTAGGTAAACATAATGTTTTTAACGCGATCGCTTCTATAGCAGCAGCTAAGGAACTAAAAATATCATTGAAAAATATAAAGTCAGGTCTTCAAAGCATAGTTATCACAGAAATGAGAATGCAACGAATAAAAACGAAACTAGGATACACGATTATTAATGACGCGTGGAATGCGAGTCCTGTTTCTATGAAAGCAGCGATACAAACTATGACTGAACTGACTGGATATAAAAGAAAGATTGTAGTACTGGGAGATATGCTCGAGCTTGGAGTTAATGAAGCTCAATACCACAAAGAAATGGGTCAGGTAATCCAATATGGTTTGGTCGATTATGTTTTTACAATAGGAACTTTAAGTGAACATATCTCTAATCAACTCTATGAACGTTTCCCATCTACACATGTAAAACATTTTATAAGTTCGCATGAACTTGCCCATCATATAGCTAGTGTAATTAAAGAAAACGATGTTATTTTATTTAAAGGTTCAAGAGGTATGAAATTAGAAGAAGTCGTTAACAAACTTACGTAG
- a CDS encoding sialate O-acetylesterase, whose amino-acid sequence MIKSFLMLGQSNMAGRGFLHEVDPIYNEKIKMLRNGQWQMMTEPINYDRPVSGVSLAASFADAWSKANPEEEIGLIPCAEGGSSLNDWHPEGILFQHALSQARFAKRSSQICGILWHQGESDSYRSLHETYYEKLTHIIDTLRNELKLNEVPLIIGGLGDFLGKSGFGQHATEYQQVNEQLQRFASEQQNCYFVTAAGLTANPDGIHLDAVSQRKFGYRYYEAFSKKCHVLEPVPGEEQSLNVKRDYSKTEQIYLHSMDLASGKITYAEFEAQMAKVMQP is encoded by the coding sequence ATGATAAAGTCTTTCTTAATGTTAGGTCAGTCGAATATGGCGGGCCGTGGATTTCTGCATGAAGTCGATCCGATCTATAATGAAAAAATAAAAATGCTGCGCAATGGACAGTGGCAGATGATGACAGAGCCAATTAATTATGACCGTCCGGTTTCGGGTGTAAGCCTTGCGGCGTCTTTTGCTGATGCCTGGTCGAAAGCCAATCCCGAGGAAGAAATCGGTTTGATTCCTTGTGCGGAAGGTGGCAGCTCGCTGAATGACTGGCATCCAGAAGGTATCCTTTTTCAGCATGCTTTGTCCCAAGCCCGCTTCGCCAAGCGTTCCAGTCAAATCTGCGGAATCCTATGGCACCAGGGTGAGAGCGATAGTTATCGTTCGCTGCATGAAACTTATTACGAGAAGTTAACCCATATCATCGACACCCTAAGAAACGAATTGAAACTTAACGAGGTACCGCTGATCATTGGTGGACTTGGTGATTTCCTTGGGAAGAGCGGTTTTGGGCAGCACGCGACAGAATATCAACAGGTCAATGAACAATTACAGCGCTTCGCTAGCGAACAGCAAAATTGCTATTTTGTAACAGCGGCAGGTTTGACCGCAAATCCTGACGGCATTCATTTAGACGCTGTTTCGCAGCGGAAATTCGGATATCGTTATTACGAGGCTTTTTCGAAAAAGTGTCATGTCCTTGAACCCGTCCCGGGAGAAGAGCAATCGCTGAATGTGAAGCGTGATTATTCAAAAACGGAACAGATTTACCTTCATAGCATGGATTTAGCTTCGGGTAAAATTACGTACGCAGAATTCGAGGCACAAATGGCAAAAGTGATGCAGCCATGA
- a CDS encoding AAA family ATPase encodes MSLIILIRGRAGVGKTTLSNELGKELKLPIIRKDDIYDSIFNYIQDHHTRNQFCYELIYQMIKTTLDCKADILVDAPFSEISELQEWVTKHGGVLKPILCICSDEELWAHRFNQREINPKPNQMITNFEEMKKHYGDSRINGVEGELILDSVHDLKVLIEQSKQYIQYNL; translated from the coding sequence ATGTCATTAATTATTCTAATCCGAGGAAGAGCAGGCGTAGGTAAAACAACATTATCAAATGAACTAGGAAAAGAATTGAAGCTGCCTATCATAAGGAAAGACGATATTTACGACTCAATATTTAACTATATTCAGGATCACCACACACGTAATCAATTCTGTTATGAACTCATTTATCAAATGATAAAAACAACGTTGGATTGTAAGGCGGACATACTAGTCGATGCCCCATTTTCAGAAATATCAGAATTACAAGAATGGGTTACAAAGCATGGGGGAGTTCTAAAACCGATTCTGTGTATTTGTAGTGATGAGGAATTATGGGCACATCGATTCAATCAACGGGAGATAAATCCTAAACCCAATCAAATGATTACTAATTTTGAAGAAATGAAAAAGCATTATGGTGATTCGAGAATAAACGGGGTTGAAGGAGAACTAATACTAGATAGTGTTCATGATCTGAAGGTATTGATAGAGCAATCGAAACAGTATATTCAATACAATCTTTGA
- a CDS encoding TolB-like translocation protein, with amino-acid sequence MFQYKITADKKIIISNGTVLQTFDVSKFSQIDGLALDEDEIKVAISGILLNGESVLEIIGLSNSEDGNTIIAGINGTDLVWLSHDHLLINTGNHISRITISTSQIEPIHKFSRVSYAPIHLSISPSKEKLAYLRWKSDSQRICLYNRSTNESEHFKVSCRSYCWLDDRTILYSNLNGIKLLDVENGKISIFLKDAKSLLRFPEFKYRCSELSTIIEGSKETYSVKDVENPLYLNQRIFFQVIASNEQRECYSAILSTDLEKKDIQQHHFQKGRYHENYYADSSNSIFLYSREANDRDFRLLPSPGVPTGALVFYNQDWDWDE; translated from the coding sequence ATGTTTCAATATAAGATAACTGCGGATAAAAAAATAATAATTAGCAATGGTACTGTTTTGCAGACATTTGATGTAAGTAAATTTAGTCAAATTGATGGACTTGCTTTAGATGAAGATGAAATAAAAGTTGCGATTTCAGGAATATTGCTTAATGGGGAAAGTGTCCTAGAGATCATAGGGCTTAGTAACTCCGAGGATGGTAATACGATAATTGCAGGAATAAATGGAACAGATCTTGTCTGGTTGAGTCATGACCATTTATTAATAAATACGGGGAATCATATCTCTCGGATTACGATTTCAACAAGTCAAATTGAGCCTATCCATAAATTTAGTAGAGTTTCTTACGCGCCAATTCATTTATCTATAAGTCCCTCGAAAGAAAAATTAGCATATTTGCGGTGGAAGTCTGATTCACAACGAATTTGTCTTTATAATAGGTCAACAAATGAATCTGAACATTTCAAAGTATCCTGCAGATCATACTGTTGGCTTGATGATCGAACTATTTTGTACAGCAACTTGAATGGAATAAAGCTGCTTGATGTTGAAAACGGTAAAATTTCAATCTTTTTGAAAGATGCTAAATCTCTTTTGAGATTCCCTGAGTTTAAATATCGGTGTAGTGAATTATCAACAATAATAGAGGGTAGTAAGGAAACCTATAGTGTAAAGGATGTAGAAAATCCGTTATATTTAAATCAAAGGATATTCTTTCAAGTGATTGCTAGTAATGAACAACGTGAGTGTTATAGTGCAATCCTATCTACTGATCTCGAGAAGAAAGATATACAGCAGCATCATTTTCAAAAAGGTAGATATCATGAAAATTATTATGCTGATTCTTCGAATTCTATATTCTTATATTCGAGGGAAGCAAACGATCGTGATTTTCGTCTTTTGCCATCTCCTGGTGTACCGACTGGGGCTCTTGTATTCTATAATCAAGATTGGGATTGGGATGAATAA